The window cgacgcccgccttagcggtgtacGCCGAcaatataggcgcggtgtaatatcatcatcgtgtactcatcataatacatgcatagaaactcaaagatgactatactttatcggggtgacataaggtcgtgaacccccgattccgttatggagcattcataagcattctgcctcaccttgaaggaattagcatataaggtgagtgtggcacaaagaacaacatcaataaatcataatttggatcattagctttatagaagcatcatatcatgaactttagaatctttagacttaagctcatcatcgtCATTACCTTACTTCATCTCATATAAGGatcttcatgaacatagactcatgatttccattatatacatatatttagagaagtcatagaagataggaagattcatgccttggagtcatgccttagaaggaaaggactagccttacataccttttcgtttagctattctaccGCTTggtcgttctccttcaatgctcacgtttctaccttcaagagagttcgtattaacattagctaatcgatcatatgaacatgctcaactaaggctagagaaaattgggcagcatttcctgtGTTTAAgcaactttccccatatcatatatcaactcccaaccgTCTATGATACATTCACAAGCggacgggtcattacatcatcCCCCAGTTAAACACATGTTCGTCCCCGAATGTAAAGGAAAAGATAGTACCTGAAGTGTCGAGAAGTTGAGGATACTACTCCGCATGTCCAGAttggtctcccaagtagcctctttGATCGGACGGTACCTCTACTGAACCTTTACTTAAGCTATCTCTTTGGATCTCAACTTCCGAATCTACCTATCCAAAATGGCTACCGACTATTCCTCAAAGGTCAAATTCTGATCAAGCAATAATGAATGCCATTGAATCATATGAGAACCATACGAATGTACTTCTTAATATGAAATACGGGGTGAGCACCCGACAAATCCGGTGGcaaggctaactcataagctatcTCAGCaatatctttgaaaaatatcaaATGACCCAATATACCTTGGGCTCAACTTTCCCTTCTTTCCGAACTTATCACCCCTTCATGGGTGTAACCTTCAACAAATCCCACTCGCCAACCATGAACTCTAAATCACGAACCTTTCGATCCGCATAATTcttctgtctactctgagcaGTGAGGAGCCTCTCCTGAATCAATTTGACTTTGTCCAAGGAATCCCTCAACAAATTTGTACCCCAAGGCCAAACCTTGAATGAATCAAACCAACCAGTCGGAGAACGACATCTCCTATCATATAACACCTCGAAAGGTGCTATCTCAATGCTcaaatggtaactgttattgtaaGTGAACTTCACCAAAGGTAATAACTGGTTCCAATGACTATCAAAGTCAATCACCTAaacccgtaacatatcctcaatgAAGTGAATAGTCTACTCATACTGACCATCAGTGTGAGGGTGAAAAGCTGTGCTAAGCTCTACCCAAGAACCTAACTCCTTTTGGATAGACCTCCAGAAATAAGATACAAACTGCATGCCCTGATTcgaaatgatagaaatgggcACTTCATGCAAACAAACTATCTTCTTGATGTAGATTCTGGCCAACTTTTCTGAATTATAAGTAGTCTGAACCGGTAtgaaatgagctgacttggtCAATCAATCCACAATGACCCAATAACATCAAACTTCTCCAAAGTCTGTGGCAATCCTACCACAATATCCATAGCAATCCCTTCCCACTTCCCCTCAGgtatgggcatcctctgaataATACCACTAGGCTTCTGGTGCTTATtcttcacctgttgacaattcaaacaccgATACACATACTCcactatgtccctcttcatccAACACCACCAATAATGCTGTTTCAAATCTCGGTGAATAGAGTACCTCAAACTCTACGAGCTCCTCTATGATCAATCTAGTCAAATCACCTGTCTGAGGAACACATATGCGAGCTTTGATCCTCAAAACACCCAAATCATCAATAATCGTCTCCTTGGCCCTTCCTTCCAACACATTGTCCCGAATCTTACACAACTTCTCATCCTCGAACTATTGAGCATCgatccgatccaataaagaAGACTTTGCCTCCAAAAAAGTTAGAACCTTACCAGGTTTCGATATATCAAGTCTCACTAAACTGTTGGCCAAAGACTGAACATCCATAGACAAAGGATGTTTCTGACCTGTAACTAAGCTAGACTACCTATACTCACCGCTTTCCTACTCAAGGCATCCTCCACCATATTAGCCTTGCTCGAGTGATTAAGGATAATcatgtcataatccttaagcaactctaaccacctctgTTGCCTCAAATTGAGATCCCTCTGATTGAAAATATGCTAAAGACTACGATGATTGATATACACCTCATAATGCACACCATAGAGGTAATGGCTCCAAATCTTCAATAAGAATACTGctgcctccatctccaaatcatgagtgaggtaattcttctcgtgcccCTTCAACTGCCTcaaagcataagctatcaccttGCCTTTGAATCAAAACACAACCAAGTCGAATCTgcaaagcatcacaatacaaaGAAAATCCCTGTCCCTCTACGGGTAAATTCAAAATATGTGTCATGGTAAAAAaggcttgagcttttgaaagacCTCCTGACACTCATCTAACCATAAAAAAGCCATATTCTTTTGAGTCAATTTGGTCAGTGAATATGCAATGGATGAAAAACCCTCTATGAAATACTGATAGTAACTCGCTAGACCAATGAAACTCTGAATCTAAGTGATCGAGATAGGTCTAACCTAATCACAaactgcctcaatcttcttaggatccaccataataccatCCTTGGGCACtatatgtcccaagaatgccacctAGCAAGGCCGAAACTCGCACTTTAAGAACTTAGCATAAAGTTGCTTCTCCTTCTGAATTCCAAGCACAATCCTTAAATCTTTGCTCTTGCTCCTCTCTACTTCGAGAGTATATCAAGATGTCGTCGATGAAGataataaaaatggaatataAGTATGGTCTGAATAGACCGTACATCATATCCATAAAGAGAGTTATGGTGAAATAAGTTGTCAAGCCATAACCATGGCCAGGGCGTAACAtgacactcggtgccttgctgcatgtgaccgagcgaaccacatggcttgttgaatcaacatCAGACATGTACTGATGCAGAATATAAATTAAACATAAATGATTTGGGTAAACATGGGAttcaataatcataaatgttacatcccgtgtttttgcacattcggaaaatttggacataattgtgatttgtaagaatgaggccatgctttgattttatgtgaagtgtatgttgttacttatggaaaatatcggcacgagaacattggagaaggccaagggcaaaattgaaatctcggaaatttgtttcgggaatttgcaaaatacgattcctagccaattgggctcaaaaaaaaagaaaattgaggcccaaaacatcaagggtggccggccaacatatAAGGCCCAAGACCATGTCATGTGCCaaccatgtgatgaattaatcatAGGATATATTCATGATCAACCttagaatcttcaagaaaaagcaagcaaaaagaagaaaaaaattgaagaagccGTCGGCTCCAAgaagaggaaagaaaaaaaaatttccaagtcttctagcttcatccaaaaatcttgattttcttgaattagtagcaagctcaagacgctcttcaacgtgatataattagttaagcgaaagaactacgtttgcggcgggttgaaatttgaagaaaaaggtaaggatttcttgtttcttttatgttatagacgatctatggatgttagagtgcatgaagttggatggaaatcatgaaaattatggcgtgtgcatgcatggccgtgtggtgtgtgagtgtgtgttgtggccgtgagccatgtgaTGTAAGAAAGAgatgaatttgattttacttagcttgttaattgtgttgttgtgacgtttgtaatgaaaaagaaaggtttaatgagttaagttggtgttgaaattggttttatgttgttatgagaaattatgtgatttttatgtagttttcataTAATGATGAAAGCGAGAACTTAGATGTGAATTGTGATTATGGGTTATGGaaatggaagatggaaatatgttatggatatttatgttgaaaatttgaaattttggataacttatggtttgatggaaatctTGTATGTTTTGTAGAATAAGGTGAAATGTCCTTGggtcgtatttgaatggccttgaattagtagacaaatatgaaaatatcgatattggatgagaagtatgaagttagaatggaagttgatgcattatgttgaaagaaagaccaTTTATGttcatatgtgttttgtagtgtttattgatgttgttgttggattgttgttggttgttgtgagccgagttgaatctcggggggtgtcgtatttatagaagtctttgccgaaatttcggtagccaaacaaaaaccaagatttgaaatgttaactctcatgaatagtaagcggtaaggatgaccatttgcggattacgggacgaaacggaattgagctcaagcgagcataaagcaccgtgaggtatgtaaagctattccttcccttcttttggcatgtcctaggtatactaggcttgaatttgagcctcgggggttattacGATTTCATCGAAACTCGATtccgaaattgagcactattcattcggtgcgattgaactagaatgcttatatcttgttggaaaaatgctcaaacactCGTAACTTGcgggaatgtaatcgaattgtcttgaaactaccataaatgactctattaagtgatatattattttctaaggcttttctaaaaccgctccgaaggggtgcgtaccaaaccactccgaaggagtgtgatattttataaaactttttaaaaccattccgaaggggagtgtgatattttataaacttttccaaaccactccgaagggggtgcgagattttattattcttactactactattattatgcccgatggggctagtattagtattatgtcgcgagtggcatgcccgatggggccagggtagccgtatgccacgagtgacatgcccgaaggggctaggattatgtcggggccagcatgtccgatggggccaggatagacgtatgttggaccggcatgccgaaggggcctTCATTTCATTCCGgaaccggcatgtccgaaggggccaggatagacgtatgccgGAACCGacgcacacccgaaggggattattgaTATTATTATCACTGCTAtcactattgttattactattattgttataattattaggccggaagcggccgtccgaagggactattttatttaaatatttaattcatgtcaggtaacctaaacttgcttactgttgtactttcctatttcttgcttcagtgatgctttacatattcagtacatattccgtactgaccccctttctttctggggtcgcgtttcatgcccgcgagttcgGGACGCGACCCGCGGACTGTTGCTTAGGGAAGGCCGGTATTGAGAGTCGACAGCTTCTCTTGCTCCGAGGCTGTTCTGTTTTGGTataatgttgtgtatatatttgcggGTTATACTCTTTAGAAGTACGCGAACGGGGGTGGGAGTcatggttactgtttggccatgtcggccattattttgttgtacagaaatggcggaggcccttttggctcgccttgttttatgtcgtatgtatatatatcatgttttgagatgcctcgagctacgtgtcgattgtggtatttcatttacaattttcaattctcgttttcaaaaaaaattttgagtcgacgtttaagggttcgctcgactctgacgagggtcgggtgcccgtcacgccctgatgaagattggggtgtgacaataaatatgaaaatactGTTATATTATGAATGTGAAAAATAGTCTGATTATAATAAtgtagccaacaaggctaacccAACTGCatatctgacatgacataattgaactagtctatgaaacctgcgaaacatgagtctgaaataatAAAACTGTTTACCAAGACAAGGCCACAAACATACCTCTACTACATGACGTGACATGAACATAAAATAAGGATAGCACCCCGAATGAAATGGGGCTTACCAATAGCTGAAACGTGTGAACCTAGCGAGCAGATCagtcgtcctgtaaatcaataCTTGTATCGTGAAATGCAGTCCCCGGGCAataaagggacgtcagtacatttgaattgcactggtatgtaaagcaactgaatgaataAACATGGCATATGAAATAATATAATTGAAAGCGAAAGCGTAAactaaacatgaacatgagtatcatTTGACATGAGTATAATATAACATGGTTAAAACATACgtaagtgtgtgtgtatatatatatatatatatctgtgggagagccttagtataaccgacaacatgaaaTCACCACGTgagtacgtggagtctggtacctggcCCGACCAGCAGAGCAatcccataccttgccagggtatgagacataaacatgacatgaaaggatccaatcaattGTACTAAGGTGTCGTCCTAGCGGGTGGATCGACACTTACCCTACATTGGCATACATAGTTTCAGGTTGTCTGAGTCTTCTCGGCAAATCTATGCCACTccaaaaaacatgaacatgaacacgATTATAGTTGGCATAGAAGCCTATGGTTTTCATAACAtgacttgtaaacatgattcgtaTGTATAATTTGACATAAATATAGATACATAGTGTAATTTGTATGAAACATGGAAATATGTAGGATTTCATGGAATTTAGTATAATGATTCATGGCTTGTATTTAAGAACCCTTGAAATTCAAAACATGACTGTTCATAGATTACAGACGGATTCCCAATAACTAAAATtgaatatcaagaatacaataacggATTAGTAGTACAACCATGGTATATCATGATACATGTAACTTGGGGTCATTATGAATTACAATAGAAATCCTAAGTATGTGgaatttcatattttcatggatTAACGTGGTGTGGGATGAAT is drawn from Lycium ferocissimum isolate CSIRO_LF1 unplaced genomic scaffold, AGI_CSIRO_Lferr_CH_V1 ctg17702, whole genome shotgun sequence and contains these coding sequences:
- the LOC132042755 gene encoding uncharacterized protein LOC132042755; the encoded protein is KVIAYALRQLKGHEKNYLTHDLEMEAARDLNLRQQRWLELLKDYDMIILNHSSKANMVEDALSRKAFEDEKLCKIRDNVLEGRAKETIIDDLGVLRIKARICVPQTGDLTRLIIEELVEFEVKNKHQKPSGIIQRMPIPEGKWEGIAMDIVVGLPQTLEKFDVIDFDSHWNQLLPLVKFTYNNSYHLSIEIAPFEVLYDRRCRSPTGWFDSFKVWPWGTNLLRDSLDKVKLIQERLLTAQSRQKNYADRKVRDLEFMVGEWDLLKVTPMKG